The following are encoded in a window of Nakamurella sp. A5-74 genomic DNA:
- a CDS encoding trimeric intracellular cation channel family protein, with protein MTQQAVEVALNLIGLIAFALSGALMAVRKDMDVIGMVVLAAITALGGGVIRDVLLGDTPPVALRTTWWLVVPLAAAALTFFFHPVVARLRRAVLVFDAIGLGVFCAAATTKGIAAGLGPLGAVVIGIVTGVGGGILRDVLAGEIPSVLRRDTQLYAVAALTGCVFVAVAHELGQDGLWVQFVAAAGICALRLAALWRGWGAPAPGRRIS; from the coding sequence GTGACGCAGCAGGCCGTCGAAGTGGCGCTGAACCTGATCGGCTTGATCGCCTTCGCGCTGTCCGGTGCGCTGATGGCGGTGCGCAAGGACATGGATGTCATCGGCATGGTCGTCCTCGCGGCGATCACCGCCCTCGGGGGCGGCGTCATCCGGGACGTCCTGCTGGGCGACACGCCGCCGGTGGCACTGCGCACCACGTGGTGGCTGGTCGTCCCGCTCGCGGCCGCAGCGCTGACGTTCTTCTTCCATCCCGTGGTGGCGCGGCTGCGGCGAGCGGTGCTGGTGTTCGACGCCATCGGGCTGGGTGTCTTCTGCGCTGCGGCGACGACGAAGGGGATCGCGGCCGGTCTCGGACCGCTGGGCGCTGTGGTGATCGGGATCGTCACCGGAGTCGGGGGCGGCATCCTGCGCGACGTGCTCGCCGGCGAGATCCCGTCGGTGCTCAGGCGGGACACCCAGCTGTACGCGGTCGCTGCCCTGACCGGGTGTGTGTTCGTCGCGGTCGCGCACGAGCTGGGACAGGACGGCCTCTGGGTGCAGTTCGTCGCGGCCGCCGGGATCTGCGCACTCCGGCTCGCAGCACTCTGGCGCGGGTGGGGTGCGCCGGCACCGGGACGCCGGATCAGCTGA